The Halogranum gelatinilyticum genome contains the following window.
AGCGACACCGCCGAACTCTACTTCGACGGCGTCCGCGTGCCCGAGGAGAACCTCGTCGGCACGGAGGGGATGGGCTTTCTGCAACTGATGCAGTTCTTCGACGAGACGCGCACCGCGGTCGCCGCACAGGGCGTCGGCATCGCGAAGGGTGCCTGCGAGCGCGCGCTCGACTACGCTCAGGAGCGCGAGCAGTTCGGCCGCTCTATCGGGGAGTTCCAGGCGATTCAGCACAAGCTCGCCGATATGCACATCCGTACAGAGGCCGCCCGACAGCTGACCTACAAGTCGGCGTGGAGCGTCGACAACGACGAAGGACAGCTGACGGCACTGGCGTCGATGGCCAAGGAGTTCGCCTCGCGGGTCGCCACCGACGCGGCCGACGAGGCCGTCCAGGTCTTCGGCGGCGCGGGCTACGTCAACGACCACGACGTCGAGCGGCTCTACCGCGACTCGAAGATCACGCAGATCTACGAGGGGACGTCGGAGATTCAGAAGAACATCGTCGCCCGCGAGCTGCTCGGTAAGGGCTTCTGACCGGGTTGCGGGCGGCCACGGCAAGCCATCGAACCGCGGTGACAACGCCGCCTCGTCGCCCCGTCGCCTCGCCGCCTCGCCGCCCCGTCACTTCGTCGCTCCACCGCCCCGTCACCAGTCGCCCGTCGCCCCGTCGCTCTGCCATCCGACCTGCTGTCCTCGGCACGTGTCAACATCGGGGAGGGCTTTTAAGCTCGGAGGTGGTATCCCGAGATATGATTTCACTCGACGAGGCCGTGACAGCACGACTCGAATCGCACGGCGCGCGCTTCGAGGTGCTCATCGACCCCGACGCAGCGTTGGCGATGAAACGCGGCGAGTTCGACGGCGAGCTGGAGGACGTCATCGCCGCCGAGGACGTCTTCGAGGACGCCTCCCGCGGGGACCGCCCCGCCGAGAGCGACCTGGAGAAGGTCTTCGGCACGACCGACCCGATGCAGATCATCCCCGAGGTCGTCGAACGCGGGGAGATTCAGATCACGGCCGAACAGCGTCGCGAGATGCAAGAGCAGAAGCGCAAACAGCTCATCAACAAGATCGCCCGTAACGCGGTCAACCCGCAGATGGACGACGCCCCGCATCCGCCGGAGCGGATCGAGCGCGCGCTGGAGCAGGCGGGCTTCAAGATCGACCCGATGGAGACCGTCGAGTCGCAGGTCGACGACGCGCTGGACGCGCTGCGGCCGGTCATCCCGATCCGCTTCGCCGAGGTCACCATCGCGGTCAACCTCCCCGCCGAATACGCCGGGAGCGCGCAGGCGCGCGTCCGGACCTTCGGCGACCTGGAACGCGAGGAGTGGACGAACGACGGCGGCTGGGTCGGTGTCCTGACGTTCCCCGCGGGGATGCAGAACGACTTCTACGACCTCGTCAACGACCTCACCAGCGGCGAGGCCGAGACGCGCATCGTCAAGGACAAAGACGAACTCAACACGCGGTAACGCGGTCGGGACGTCATTTTCGTGTGGCTGCGTTGCTACCGACAGTGCCATGGACGAGCGACGCGGTCGCTGGCAGAGATGGAAAACGGCCGTCGAATCTCACGACTGAGCCGGTCGGTTGAGAGAGAAGAAAATCTACTGAATGTGGCCTTCGCGGCGGAGCTGGTCGGCGTCCTGGTCGGTGTAGCGCCATTCGATGTTGGCCTTCTCGTCCTGCCAGGACCACGGTTCGCAGATGACGACGTCGTCCTCGTTAATCCACGTCCGGTACTTCATGCGGCCGGGGATGCGGCCGAGTCGTTCTTTGCCGTCTGCACAGCGGAGACGGACGTGGTTGCCACCGAGTCGTTCTGTGACCACGGCGAACACTTCGTCTTTGTTGGGCATCCGAAGGTTACGGCGCCCGGATTCTTCGCTCATAATATAGCTGGGACACGCAAACGGTTAAATCATTGGAGATGCGCGCTATCGTATACCACGGGGTCCCGGCAAACGAGGGGAGTGAAACGGACGAGAATCGGTCGGAAGAGAAGAGCCGTACGACCGTCGGAGACCGCCTGAGAGCGCGTTATCCCTTCTTGAAGCCGAGGAAGAAGCCAGCGGCGAACCCGCCGGAGATCGAGAGCGTCGAGAGGATCGTCATGACCCAGTCCGGCGGCGCGCCGGTCGCGGCGTCCTGACTGGTCTCGACGAGGCCCGCAGTGAGCCTGTCCCAGTCGACGGTGAGGATTTCGCGCGATTCGAGGAACTTGAACAGCGCGAGCTCGATACCGACGAGGATCGCGATGATCTTGGCCACCTTCTTGGCGGCGAATCCGATGATGCCACCGATGATCGCTCCGGAGCCGGCTTCGATGCCGAGCTGCTGGAAGTCGATGGCGATGGGGAGACCAGATTGCAGCATAGTCACAAATCCGTCACTCTCGGTTAAGACCTTTGTGCCCGACCGTCGGACACACGTCAGCCGCGCCGACAGGTCGGATGGAGTGAGTGGTTCCTCGTCGCCGGGGAGGTTCGGGAGACTGACCGGCCGCGTGTCGCCGGGAAGCTTCAAGAGTACCCGTCGCCTACCCGCGACTATGGAGCAGTCGGAAGAACGTGAGGTGAAGAACCCCCACCCCTGAGGTGGTCGGCGTCGACATCAGCGGTCGCCACGAGGAGGCTGGCGAGTATCTGATGGTCGCCGCCGCGGTCCACGCGGTCGTCGACTCGACGCGCATCCGCAGCGTCGAGGGGATGGGCTTTGCGACCAGCCGCGCCCAGCCGACGCTGGACGCGACGCTCGCCGTCGTCGCCGAGGCCGTCGCCGAGTTGCCGAACACGCCTGACGGGCCGGTCGTCTCCGAGCGCGGCGAGTTCTACGAGGAGCCTGCCGAACGTGTCGAGTTGGAGTTTCGGCCACCGTTCAAGTACATCGAGAGCATAGCCGAACGCGAAACAGTGCAAGCCGCCCACTACGCCGCCTACGCCGCCCGAGAGCTACTGTTATGACAGGGACGAAAGCCGTCGTCGCCAAACGCGTCGACACCGGAAGTGCCGATTTGGAAGAGATCACCGACCTCGCCCGCTCTGCGGGCTACGACGTCGTCGGCTCGCTCACGCAGACGCGTGAGGAGGACGCCGCCTACGGCTTCGGAAAGGGGAAGGTCGACGAGTTGGCCGCAGTCGTCAGAGAGACGGATGCGGACGTCGTCGTCGTCGACAACCGACTCGGGCCGTATCAGACCTACAACATCGGCCAGAAACTGCCCGAGGGCGTCGAGGTCGTCGACCGATTCACGCTCATCCTCGACATCTTCGGCCAGCGGGCACACACGCGAAAGGCGCAGCTCCAGGTCGAACTCGCCGAGTTGCGGTACGAACTCCCCCGCGCCGCCGCCAAGGCCAGCCTCGCCAAGCGCGACGAGCGGCCGGGGTTCATGGGACTCGGCGAGTACGACGAGAGCCGCGAGCGCGACATCAAGTCCCAGATCGCCAACATCAAGCAGGAACTCGACGCCATCGCCGACAAGGAGGAGACCCGCCGCGCCGAGCGTCGGGAGTCGGGCTTCGACCTCGTCGCGCTGGCGGGCTACACCAACGCGGGCAAGTCGACGCTGATGCGCCGGCTGGCCGAGGACCTCGACGTCGACGAGAACGAGGACCTCCATCCGGACCTCCAGACGACCGCCGAGTCGCAGGACGAGCTGTTCACGACGCTCGGAACGACCACCCGCCGCGCCGACACCGGGATGCGGAACGTCCTCCTGACAGACACGGTCGGGTTCGTCTCGAACCTGCCGCACTGGCTGGTCGAGTCGTTCCAGTCGACGCTCGACTCGGTCTATCGTGCAGACCTCGTGCTCCTCGTTGTCGACGCCAGCGAGCCCGTCGAGGAGATGCGCGAGAAGCTCGTCACCTGCCACGACACGCTCTACGAGCGCAACGAGGCACCCATCGTCACCGTCCTCAACAAGGCCGACAAGGTCGACCCCGAGGAACTCGAAGAGAAGAAGCAGGCACTCACCGCGCTCGCGCCGAACCCCGTCGTCGTCTCGGGGCTGACCGGCGAGAACGTCGCGGAACTCTGCGAACGCATCGAGGCCGACCTCCCCGAGTGGCACGACGAGCGGCTGATGCTCCCGATGACCGACGACACGATGAGCGTCGTCTCGTGGATTCACGACCACGGCCACGTCGACGCCGAAGAGTACACCGACGACAACGTCATGCTGGAGTTCAAAGCACGCCCCGAAATCATCGAGAAGGCACGCTCGAAGGCGGCGGACCTGTCGGTCGCGGCGAACTGACGGCCGAGTCTTCGCTCTCTCTATCTCTCACCGCCGGATTCCGCACACCCCCGAGACATATTTATGCATATTCAGATAGAACAGAAATTCGAATGACGATGGGAGGGACACCCGAGCTGTTCTGGGAGGAGGGCGACAGTCTGGCGGGGACGACCGAGGCACTGGCTCCCGAGAGGCGGGTCGTCGCCGACGCCGACGGCGTCGACACGTGGCTCGAGGAGAAGGTCGGCGACAGCCTCCGAACCGTCGGTCTCTACGACGGAACGACGCTCGAACTGCTGTTCGTCCGGCCGGACGTCGTGACCACGTACGACGAGGGTGACTTCGAAGACATCGCTCGTGAGATGGGCTTCGCGTCCGCGCTCACCGACAAGCACAAAGAGCGGGTCTACGAGGTCGGCGACCTCGACCACGTCGTCCGCGGGTTCGAGGAGGCGACGATGGTGCGCATCCCGATCGACGAGCACCGAGGCGTCTTCTTCTCGTTCGACGCGAGCGAGGAGGTCGAACTACCGACGCTCGTCGAAGAGCTTCAGTCGGCCGTCGACCCCGAGTTCCGATAACCTACTTGACCGCGCGCTTCTCCTTCGACAGCACCTCGACGTCCGTAATTCGAGTGCCCGGATACTGCCCCTCGCTGTCCTTCTCGGCGGCCTTCACCATGTCCCAGACGACGTTGAGTCCCGTCGTCACGCCCTCCAACGCTTCCATCTCGACGCCCGTCTTGCCCGTCGTCTCGACGGCGACTTCGAGGACGACGCGGTCCTCGTGGACCGTGAAGTCGGTGTCGACGTTCGTGATGGGAATCTGGTGGCACATCGGAATCGTCTCCCAGGTGTGCTTGACGGCCTGAATCGCACCGATGCGGGCCGTCGCGAGGACGTCGCCCTTCGCGATGCCGTCGTCGTGAATCGCCGCGACCGTCGACGGCTGGAGATGGATGACACCGCGGGCGACCGCCCGGCGGGCCGTGTCGGGTTTCGCGCCGACGTCGACCATCTGGACGTTGCCCTCCGTGTCGGTGTGGGTGAGGTCGTCGCCAGTGTCTCCCTGTTTCGTCGGCGTCGGGTCGTCCGAGGGGTCACTCATCGTCGTCACCCCACAGTGCCAGCGGCAGTTCGTCCACGAGGTCCGTCGCCACCAGCCCGTAGCCCTGTCTGTCGACCACGCGGTCCCCCGCACGGCCGTTGACGTAGGCCGCGATGGCCGCGGCGTCGACGAGCGGCTGTGTGCAGGCCAGCGCGCCCGTCGCGCCCGCCAGCACGTCGCCCGTCCCGCCGACAGTCATACCGGGGTTGCCCGTCCGGCCGATGCGGGTCGTCTCGCCGTCCGAGACGATGTCGTAGGCACCCTTCACGAGCAGCGTGTGGCCGACCTCGGCGGCGAACTCGGTCACCAGCCCTTCGCGTTCGCGCCAGTCGTCGCTCGTCTCCCCGCCCATCTTCCGCAACTCGCCCTGATGTGGCGTACAGAGCAGGTCGGCGTCCGTCTCGACCTCGGGGACGACCTGGAGCGCGTCGGCGTCGACGACGGCGGTGCCCGAAAAGCCAGCCAGGAAGTTCGAGACAGCTGTGAGCGTCGCCTGCGCGTCGCCGAGACCGGGACCGAGGACCGTCACGTCGTGCTCCGCAGCGAGCGACTGGACGTGGTC
Protein-coding sequences here:
- a CDS encoding DUF7522 family protein translates to MTMGGTPELFWEEGDSLAGTTEALAPERRVVADADGVDTWLEEKVGDSLRTVGLYDGTTLELLFVRPDVVTTYDEGDFEDIAREMGFASALTDKHKERVYEVGDLDHVVRGFEEATMVRIPIDEHRGVFFSFDASEEVELPTLVEELQSAVDPEFR
- a CDS encoding DUF2209 family protein, whose product is MVAAAVHAVVDSTRIRSVEGMGFATSRAQPTLDATLAVVAEAVAELPNTPDGPVVSERGEFYEEPAERVELEFRPPFKYIESIAERETVQAAHYAAYAARELLL
- a CDS encoding FUN14 domain-containing protein; translation: MLQSGLPIAIDFQQLGIEAGSGAIIGGIIGFAAKKVAKIIAILVGIELALFKFLESREILTVDWDRLTAGLVETSQDAATGAPPDWVMTILSTLSISGGFAAGFFLGFKKG
- the hflX gene encoding GTPase HflX — protein: MTGTKAVVAKRVDTGSADLEEITDLARSAGYDVVGSLTQTREEDAAYGFGKGKVDELAAVVRETDADVVVVDNRLGPYQTYNIGQKLPEGVEVVDRFTLILDIFGQRAHTRKAQLQVELAELRYELPRAAAKASLAKRDERPGFMGLGEYDESRERDIKSQIANIKQELDAIADKEETRRAERRESGFDLVALAGYTNAGKSTLMRRLAEDLDVDENEDLHPDLQTTAESQDELFTTLGTTTRRADTGMRNVLLTDTVGFVSNLPHWLVESFQSTLDSVYRADLVLLVVDASEPVEEMREKLVTCHDTLYERNEAPIVTVLNKADKVDPEELEEKKQALTALAPNPVVVSGLTGENVAELCERIEADLPEWHDERLMLPMTDDTMSVVSWIHDHGHVDAEEYTDDNVMLEFKARPEIIEKARSKAADLSVAAN
- a CDS encoding translation initiation factor eIF-1A — its product is MSEESGRRNLRMPNKDEVFAVVTERLGGNHVRLRCADGKERLGRIPGRMKYRTWINEDDVVICEPWSWQDEKANIEWRYTDQDADQLRREGHIQ
- a CDS encoding ribosome assembly factor SBDS, whose amino-acid sequence is MISLDEAVTARLESHGARFEVLIDPDAALAMKRGEFDGELEDVIAAEDVFEDASRGDRPAESDLEKVFGTTDPMQIIPEVVERGEIQITAEQRREMQEQKRKQLINKIARNAVNPQMDDAPHPPERIERALEQAGFKIDPMETVESQVDDALDALRPVIPIRFAEVTIAVNLPAEYAGSAQARVRTFGDLEREEWTNDGGWVGVLTFPAGMQNDFYDLVNDLTSGEAETRIVKDKDELNTR
- the moaC gene encoding cyclic pyranopterin monophosphate synthase MoaC, whose amino-acid sequence is MSDPSDDPTPTKQGDTGDDLTHTDTEGNVQMVDVGAKPDTARRAVARGVIHLQPSTVAAIHDDGIAKGDVLATARIGAIQAVKHTWETIPMCHQIPITNVDTDFTVHEDRVVLEVAVETTGKTGVEMEALEGVTTGLNVVWDMVKAAEKDSEGQYPGTRITDVEVLSKEKRAVK